In one window of Veillonellaceae bacterium DNA:
- a CDS encoding quinate 5-dehydrogenase, with the protein MKKVVSVSLGSSKRNHQVVTEFGGQTFSIERIGTDGDKEKAIALIGELDGKVDAIGMGGTDLYIFAGGKRYTFRESARIAAAAQKTPIVDGSGLKNTLERRVVKTLAEKHGLNFRDKPALIVCAVDRFGLAEALVEAGCKTVFGDLLFGLGLPIPICTMDGLTRLAKIAAPIITKLPVSMFYPTGDNQLQHAPRFEKYFTEADIIAGDFHYIRRHMPGKLLGKTVITNTVTKDDESLLTERGVHTLVTTTPDLGGRSFGTNVLEGVLVALARKPQAQLTVKDYEALLDDLGLEPRIKRLFQ; encoded by the coding sequence ATGAAGAAAGTCGTAAGTGTCAGTCTAGGATCGTCCAAACGTAATCATCAGGTAGTTACTGAATTTGGCGGACAGACTTTTTCAATTGAACGGATTGGCACCGATGGGGATAAAGAAAAGGCGATTGCGCTTATTGGCGAACTCGACGGCAAGGTTGACGCTATCGGTATGGGGGGGACTGATTTATATATTTTTGCCGGCGGTAAGCGTTATACATTCCGTGAGTCAGCCCGAATTGCGGCTGCTGCCCAAAAGACGCCTATAGTCGACGGCAGCGGTTTGAAAAACACTCTTGAGCGCCGTGTTGTAAAAACGCTAGCCGAAAAGCATGGTCTAAATTTTCGGGATAAGCCAGCGCTTATTGTTTGCGCCGTAGACCGATTTGGTTTAGCTGAGGCGCTAGTCGAGGCGGGCTGCAAGACGGTTTTTGGCGATTTGTTATTTGGACTGGGTTTGCCCATTCCAATTTGTACCATGGATGGTTTGACTCGGTTAGCAAAAATAGCCGCTCCGATTATTACAAAACTGCCGGTCAGCATGTTTTATCCGACCGGCGATAACCAGCTGCAGCATGCGCCGCGCTTTGAAAAGTATTTTACTGAGGCTGATATTATAGCCGGGGATTTTCACTACATACGACGGCATATGCCTGGCAAATTACTCGGCAAGACGGTAATTACCAATACTGTTACAAAAGATGATGAGAGTTTGTTGACAGAACGAGGGGTACACACTCTCGTCACCACAACTCCGGATCTTGGCGGACGTTCATTCGGCACAAATGTTTTAGAGGGTGTACTGGTTGCTCTAGCTAGAAAGCCACAAGCACAACTAACAGTCAAAGATTATGAAGCTTTACTGGATGATTTAGGGCTGGAGCCGCGAATCAAGCGGTTGTTTCAATGA
- a CDS encoding transcriptional regulator, giving the protein MLYRIGEKIINKQKIHRVIDVVLEMRSKGFSQQETANRVGLDRTVISKLETLGEVRKGGVVALVGFPIKNCEELEQIARQEGIDFSLLLSEKERWNFVETKTGLELFNDIMKIIATLRKYDIVIMLGSNMRIKLMETLLDKEVIGVEIGESPIADDKYVDPETVREIIHQLQ; this is encoded by the coding sequence ATGTTGTATAGGATTGGGGAAAAAATAATCAATAAACAAAAAATTCATCGCGTAATAGACGTCGTTTTAGAAATGCGCAGCAAAGGTTTTTCGCAGCAAGAGACAGCTAATCGCGTAGGTCTTGATCGCACGGTGATTTCTAAGCTGGAAACCTTAGGCGAGGTCCGCAAAGGCGGGGTAGTGGCGCTAGTGGGATTTCCAATTAAAAATTGCGAAGAACTTGAACAAATTGCAAGACAGGAGGGTATTGATTTTTCCCTGCTGCTCTCGGAAAAAGAACGCTGGAATTTTGTTGAAACCAAAACAGGTCTAGAACTATTCAATGATATCATGAAGATTATTGCAACGTTGCGTAAATATGATATTGTCATTATGCTGGGTTCCAATATGCGGATAAAACTGATGGAAACGCTTCTTGATAAGGAAGTTATCGGGGTGGAGATTGGCGAATCGCCTATTGCGGATGATAAGTACGTAGATCCGGAAACAGTGCGGGAAATCATTCACCAGCTGCAGTAA
- the dusB gene encoding tRNA dihydrouridine synthase DusB encodes MQLGNIVLSNPVILAPMAGVTDLPFRVLAKEMGCGLVYSEMVSDKGLIYQNSHTVNMLEIDNRERPVSIQIFGSEPDSMASAARIVEKAGADIIDINMGCPTPKIVRNGEGAALMRTPELAFEIMCSVKRAVNLPVTVKIRKGWDESSVNAVDMARLAEKAGVAAIAVHGRTREQFYTGTADLKIIKAVKEAVNIPVIGNGDIRSPQDAAKMLTETGCDGIMVGRGAQGNPWIFRQIVHYLNTGELLPPPTMNERLALILRHLDMVIEHKGEYIGIREMRKHAAWYTKGLPHSAELRHCFNQAETKESFLKIIDQLKSLTS; translated from the coding sequence ATGCAGCTTGGCAATATAGTGCTCTCTAATCCGGTTATTTTGGCTCCGATGGCTGGCGTTACTGATTTACCCTTTCGTGTGTTAGCTAAAGAAATGGGCTGCGGCTTAGTTTATAGTGAGATGGTTAGTGATAAAGGACTAATATATCAAAACAGTCATACAGTGAATATGTTGGAGATTGATAACCGCGAAAGGCCGGTAAGTATTCAAATATTCGGCTCGGAACCTGACAGCATGGCTAGCGCCGCGCGAATTGTTGAAAAGGCCGGCGCCGATATAATTGATATTAACATGGGCTGCCCGACGCCTAAAATTGTCCGAAACGGCGAAGGGGCGGCACTGATGCGTACACCTGAGCTAGCCTTCGAAATAATGTGCAGTGTAAAGAGGGCAGTAAACCTGCCAGTCACTGTTAAGATTCGCAAAGGTTGGGATGAATCTTCGGTAAATGCCGTTGATATGGCTAGGCTTGCTGAAAAGGCTGGTGTGGCGGCTATCGCTGTACATGGCAGGACGCGTGAGCAGTTTTATACCGGAACGGCTGACTTGAAAATTATTAAAGCTGTCAAAGAGGCAGTCAACATTCCGGTCATTGGCAATGGCGATATCCGTTCGCCGCAGGATGCTGCCAAAATGTTGACCGAGACAGGCTGTGATGGCATAATGGTAGGGCGAGGAGCGCAAGGTAATCCTTGGATATTCCGCCAAATTGTGCATTATCTTAACACCGGCGAACTGCTGCCGCCGCCGACCATGAATGAGCGACTGGCGTTAATATTAAGGCATCTCGATATGGTCATAGAGCATAAAGGTGAGTACATAGGAATTCGCGAGATGCGCAAGCATGCCGCTTGGTATACAAAAGGTCTCCCGCATTCTGCTGAACTCCGCCACTGCTTTAACCAAGCCGAGACAAAAGAAAGTTTTCTCAAAATAATTGATCAGCTAAAATCATTAACTAGTTAG
- a CDS encoding type III pantothenate kinase, with protein MLLVIDIGNTNIVLGAYDGKELLHHWRVSTDRIKTGDEYGMLLNSLFNYAGLTMKDFNAVIISSVVPPLVVPIVKMCQRYFGVEPLVVGPGIKTGMCIRYENPREVGADRIVNAVAALEKFGGPLIVIDFGTATTFCAIAENGDYLGGAIAPGIRISTEALFQRAAKLPRIELVKPKSVICRNTITSMQSGIIFGFTGQVDEIVRRMKVELKADARVVATGGLAKLIAQESNTIDIVDHFLTLEGLRILYERNS; from the coding sequence ATGCTCTTAGTAATTGACATCGGCAACACTAACATTGTTCTTGGGGCGTATGACGGAAAAGAACTGCTGCATCACTGGCGGGTGTCAACAGATCGGATCAAAACCGGCGATGAATATGGCATGCTGTTAAATAGCTTATTTAACTATGCAGGTTTGACTATGAAAGATTTTAATGCCGTTATTATTTCGTCTGTTGTTCCGCCGCTCGTTGTACCCATCGTTAAGATGTGCCAGCGATACTTTGGTGTTGAACCGCTAGTAGTAGGCCCGGGAATCAAAACCGGCATGTGTATTAGATATGAAAACCCGCGTGAAGTTGGGGCTGACCGCATTGTCAACGCCGTTGCCGCACTTGAAAAGTTTGGTGGACCGCTCATTGTTATTGACTTTGGTACGGCTACTACTTTTTGTGCAATCGCTGAAAACGGCGACTATCTGGGCGGTGCTATTGCGCCAGGTATTAGAATATCGACTGAGGCATTGTTCCAACGGGCAGCTAAATTGCCCCGTATTGAACTTGTGAAACCTAAAAGTGTCATTTGTCGGAATACAATTACCAGTATGCAATCCGGAATAATCTTCGGGTTTACAGGACAAGTTGATGAAATTGTCCGGCGGATGAAAGTCGAATTAAAAGCGGATGCCCGTGTTGTTGCAACAGGCGGTTTAGCTAAATTGATTGCGCAGGAGTCCAACACTATCGATATTGTCGATCATTTCCTTACCTTAGAAGGTCTAAGGATTTTATATGAAAGAAACTCATAG
- a CDS encoding biotin transporter BioY, with product MTTRNMILAGLFAALLALSSQIAIPIGPVPHTLQIFFVLLAGIVLGSRLGSISVAVWVLLGSFGLPVFAQGKGGLAVLAGPTGGFLFGFIIAAFLVGWLAENSKLTTGRTAIYMLTGLVAAYIIGVGGFMASFKYFLNKPMTLKTAVSVAVVPFMPFDIVKALMAAYIGTRVRQALIRSGLIK from the coding sequence ATGACAACACGAAACATGATTTTAGCAGGGTTATTTGCCGCTCTATTGGCGCTAAGTTCACAGATAGCTATTCCAATTGGCCCGGTGCCTCACACCTTACAGATTTTCTTCGTGCTGTTGGCTGGCATTGTTCTCGGCAGTCGTCTTGGGTCTATTAGCGTAGCTGTCTGGGTGTTATTAGGAAGCTTTGGCCTGCCGGTGTTTGCGCAGGGAAAAGGCGGTTTGGCTGTTTTGGCCGGTCCGACAGGCGGATTTTTATTCGGATTTATTATTGCAGCTTTTTTGGTTGGCTGGCTCGCCGAAAATTCCAAGCTGACTACCGGGCGAACAGCTATTTATATGTTGACTGGGCTCGTTGCGGCGTATATTATAGGAGTTGGCGGTTTTATGGCCAGTTTTAAATATTTTCTTAATAAGCCTATGACCCTAAAAACAGCGGTATCGGTAGCTGTTGTACCGTTTATGCCGTTTGATATTGTTAAGGCTTTAATGGCCGCCTATATTGGAACACGGGTGCGGCAAGCGCTCATTCGTTCTGGATTAATAAAGTAA